In Malania oleifera isolate guangnan ecotype guangnan chromosome 8, ASM2987363v1, whole genome shotgun sequence, a single window of DNA contains:
- the LOC131162989 gene encoding uncharacterized protein LOC131162989 isoform X1 has protein sequence MAAAFVLSPRFLVHGVFLLVLFYSSAGASERGQLPVSRIAFGSCSNQSAPQPIWNAIIKFEPQIFIWMGDNIYGDIRHPFRFIGKERTIGPWKNVPRFIPSSEQEMQSRYEKAKASNGYSRLRENTMVIGTWDDHDYGLNDAGKEFGAKITNQRLLLDFLDEPQDSPRRKQAGVYTSYTIGPVGRQIKVILLDTRYHRDPLFSDGSILGSSQWTWLHKELNGPASALTIIVSSIQVISNLSAVTGPLFYMESWGRFPKERDHLFKLIKDSKRDGVFFISGDVHFGEITRYDCATGYPLYDITSSGLTQAVEKAVPPPLHLIVRFVAWLTPSTMRVMGQNCRYRSCTYGQPNFGAIEIDWDATPVTLKIEVRDVHGHPVTSVNISLLELQTDSRSSLAGSKAGEHGQHCTLEVTMPWIVRYRLAILFFCVLATLLFALVGLAWAAILISRRCQKKCKFD, from the exons ATGGCCGCTGCGTTTGTCCTGTCGCCACGGTTCCTCGTCCACGGTGTTTTCTTACTAGTGTTGTTCTATTCTAGTGCGGGCGCTTCCGAAAGAGGACAGCTTCCTGTGTCTCGAATTGCCTTCGGATCCTGCTCCAACCAGAGCGCTCCTCAG CCCATATGGAATGCAATAATCAaatttgaaccccaaatttttaTTTGGATGGGTGACAACATTTATGGAGACATTAGACACCCTTTTAGATTTATTGGGAAAGAGAGGACAATTGGACCATGGAAGAATGTTCCAAGGTTTATTCCCTCCTCTGAGCAAGAAATGCAATCCAGATATGAGAAAGCTAAAGCTAGTAATGGCTATTCTCGTCTTCGAGAGAATACTATG GTAATTGGCACATGGGATGACCATGATTATGGATTAAACGATGCTGGAAAAGAATTCGGGGCGAAGATCACTAACCAAAGACTGCTTCTAGATTTCTTAGATGAGCCCCAAGATAGCCCACG GCGCAAGCAGGCTGGTGTTTATACGTCATACACAATTGGCCCAGTGGGTAGACAAATCAAG GTTATTCTCTTAGATACTAGGTACCACAGAGACCCTTTGTTCAGTGATGGAAGTATCCTGGGGAGTTCGCAGTGGACTTGGTTACATAAGGAGTTGAATGGTCCCGCATCAGCCTTAACCATAATTGTATCTtctattcag GTTATATCAAATCTTTCAGCAGTGACTGGTCCCTTGTTTTACATGGAGTCTTGGGGACGTTTCCCAAAGGAGAGGGATCACCTTTTTAAATTGATAAAAGATAGCAAG AGAGATGGGGTTTTCTTCATAAGTGGAGACGTTCATTTTGGAGAAATTACCAGATACGACTGTGCGACTGGATATCCGCTTTATGACATTACGTCAAGTGGGCTTACCCAAGCCGTTGAAAAGGCAGTTCCACCACCATTGCATCTCATAGTTAGATTTGTCGCATGGTTGACACCAAGTACCATGAGGGTAATGGGCCAAAACTGCAGATATAGATCATGTACATATG GCCAACCAAATTTTGGAGCTATTGAGATAGATTGGGACGCAACTCCAGTGACCTTGAAAATTGAAGTTAGGGATGTCCACGGGCACCCTGTAACAAGTGTAAATATCTCTCTATTGGAATTGCAGACTGACAGCAGAAGCTCTCTGGCCGGCAGCAAAGCTGGAGAACATGGGCAGCACTGCACCCTTGAAGTTACCATGCCTTGGATAGTCAGATACCGCTTGGCCATACTGTTCTTTTGCGTATTAGCTA CTTTGCTTTTTGCTTTGGTAGGACTTGCTTGGGCCGCAATATTAATCAGTAGGCGATGCCAGAAGAAATGCAAGTTTGATTGA
- the LOC131162989 gene encoding uncharacterized protein LOC131162989 isoform X2: MAAAFVLSPRFLVHGVFLLVLFYSSAGASERGQLPVSRIAFGSCSNQSAPQPIWNAIIKFEPQIFIWMGDNIYGDIRHPFRFIGKERTIGPWKNVPRFIPSSEQEMQSRYEKAKASNGYSRLRENTMVIGTWDDHDYGLNDAGKEFGAKITNQRLLLDFLDEPQDSPRRKQAGVYTSYTIGPVGRQIKVILLDTRYHRDPLFSDGSILGSSQWTWLHKELNGPASALTIIVSSIQVISNLSAVTGPLFYMESWGRFPKERDHLFKLIKDSKRDGVFFISGDVHFGEITRYDCATGYPLYDITSSGLTQAVEKAVPPPLHLIVRFVAWLTPSTMRTDSRSSLAGSKAGEHGQHCTLEVTMPWIVRYRLAILFFCVLATLLFALVGLAWAAILISRRCQKKCKFD; encoded by the exons ATGGCCGCTGCGTTTGTCCTGTCGCCACGGTTCCTCGTCCACGGTGTTTTCTTACTAGTGTTGTTCTATTCTAGTGCGGGCGCTTCCGAAAGAGGACAGCTTCCTGTGTCTCGAATTGCCTTCGGATCCTGCTCCAACCAGAGCGCTCCTCAG CCCATATGGAATGCAATAATCAaatttgaaccccaaatttttaTTTGGATGGGTGACAACATTTATGGAGACATTAGACACCCTTTTAGATTTATTGGGAAAGAGAGGACAATTGGACCATGGAAGAATGTTCCAAGGTTTATTCCCTCCTCTGAGCAAGAAATGCAATCCAGATATGAGAAAGCTAAAGCTAGTAATGGCTATTCTCGTCTTCGAGAGAATACTATG GTAATTGGCACATGGGATGACCATGATTATGGATTAAACGATGCTGGAAAAGAATTCGGGGCGAAGATCACTAACCAAAGACTGCTTCTAGATTTCTTAGATGAGCCCCAAGATAGCCCACG GCGCAAGCAGGCTGGTGTTTATACGTCATACACAATTGGCCCAGTGGGTAGACAAATCAAG GTTATTCTCTTAGATACTAGGTACCACAGAGACCCTTTGTTCAGTGATGGAAGTATCCTGGGGAGTTCGCAGTGGACTTGGTTACATAAGGAGTTGAATGGTCCCGCATCAGCCTTAACCATAATTGTATCTtctattcag GTTATATCAAATCTTTCAGCAGTGACTGGTCCCTTGTTTTACATGGAGTCTTGGGGACGTTTCCCAAAGGAGAGGGATCACCTTTTTAAATTGATAAAAGATAGCAAG AGAGATGGGGTTTTCTTCATAAGTGGAGACGTTCATTTTGGAGAAATTACCAGATACGACTGTGCGACTGGATATCCGCTTTATGACATTACGTCAAGTGGGCTTACCCAAGCCGTTGAAAAGGCAGTTCCACCACCATTGCATCTCATAGTTAGATTTGTCGCATGGTTGACACCAAGTACCATGAGG ACTGACAGCAGAAGCTCTCTGGCCGGCAGCAAAGCTGGAGAACATGGGCAGCACTGCACCCTTGAAGTTACCATGCCTTGGATAGTCAGATACCGCTTGGCCATACTGTTCTTTTGCGTATTAGCTA CTTTGCTTTTTGCTTTGGTAGGACTTGCTTGGGCCGCAATATTAATCAGTAGGCGATGCCAGAAGAAATGCAAGTTTGATTGA
- the LOC131162988 gene encoding protein LYK5, whose amino-acid sequence MKIPSLFPLVILLQASTVMLFWERSTAQQEYVDNKQLDCYNNYSSTYGYVCTSNRSCSAYLTFRSAPPSFDSPVSIGYLLGADSSAIATLNNVTVFDKIPKDTILLVPLNCSCSSSRYFQYSASYLLRLDFETYFLLANDTYQGLTTCQALIAQNPSNDSRHLYPGIQLTVPLRCACPSPNQTAAGFNYLVTYLVTWGNTISAIAAMFGADTQTVLDANKLLADSVIYPFTSILVPLKTAPTKIRMAVTSSPPAPSPNQPPSPGVPAGESSSDSSGRQWVFVGVGIGAGLLVLLLSGFLVCFVYRRRGRKSSKLTSSGTGEGGAKHQTEHSVDFADVSKGKSSWSMSGGGLMLRSAVGSLTVYNFEEIQNATGLFGESNRIKGSVYRGLFNGDYAAVKITKGDVASEVNILKQVSHSKVIRLSGFCVHEGNTYLVYEYAENGSLSDWLHHNSNNKVNNCASLLKSDHYNISSSHHEYFLGWKQRVQIAYDIADALNYLHNFTNPPHIHKNLSSSNVLLDSNFRAKIGNFGLARSMEEDHHHQEGILMQLTRHVVGTQGYMPPEYIDSGVVTPKMDVFAFGVVVLELLSGREAVAVASSGDGDVGRQQLPLWASIREVFGGEKVREKLGGFIDGGLGGEYPMEMAYSLAELAERCVADDLNLRPAMSDAFAVVSRLLSSTLDWDPSDELERRRSASLTQPTDSDG is encoded by the coding sequence atgaagattccttctttatttccactGGTAATTCTTCTACAGGCATCAACAGTGATGTTGTTCTGGGAGAGGTCGACGGCCCAGCAGGAATATGTTGACAACAAACAGCTGGACTGCTACAACAATTACTCCAGCACCTACGGCTACGTCTGCACCTCCAACCGCAGCTGCTCCGCCTATCTTACCTTCCGATCTGCCCCTCCCTCATTCGACTCTCCTGTCTCCATTGGCTACCTCCTCGGCGCCGACTCCTCCGCCATCGCCACTCTCAACAACGTCACCGTCTTTGACAAAATCCCCAAAGACACCATCCTTCTCGTCCCCCTCAACTGCTCCTGTTCCTCCTCACGCTACTTCCAGTACTCCGCCTCCTACCTCCTCCGACTCGACTTCGAGACCTATTTTCTCCTCGCCAACGACACCTACCAGGGCCTCACCACCTGTCAAGCCCTCATCGCACAAAACCCTTCCAACGACAGCCGCCACCTCTACCCCGGTATCCAACTCACCGTACCCCTCCGCTGCGCTTGCCCCTCTCCCAACCAGACTGCTGCCGGTTTCAACTACCTTGTAACCTATCTCGTCACCTGGGGCAACACCATCTCCGCCATCGCCGCTATGTTCGGCGCCGACACCCAAACCGTGCTTGATGCTAATAAGCTCCTCGCCGACAGCGTTATTTACCCCTTCACTTCCATCCTCGTCCCCCTCAAGACCGCTCCCACCAAGATCCGGATGGCAGTCACATCTTCCCCTCCCGCGCCGTCTCCTAATCAGCCTCCTTCCCCTGGCGTCCCAGCTGGGGAATCCAGCTCCGACTCCTCTGGACGGCAGTGGGTTTTCGTCGGCGTCGGGATCGGAGCCGGTTTGCTGGTCCTGCTGCTCTCCGGTTTCCTCGTTTGCTTCGTTTACCGCCGACGCGGCCGTAAAAGCAGCAAACTGACATCGAGCGGCACTGGAGAAGGAGGTGCGAAGCACCAGACTGAACATTCTGTGGATTTCGCCGACGTAAGCAAGGGGAAATCGTCGTGGTCCATGTCAGGCGGAGGGCTTATGCTTCGGAGTGCCGTAGGGTCCCTGACGGTGTACAACTTCGAAGAAATACAGAATGCCACCGGATTATTCGGCGAGTCCAACAGAATCAAGGGGTCGGTTTATCGGGGCTTATTCAACGGCGACTACGCTGCCGTGAAGATAACGAAGGGGGACGTCGCCAGCGAGGTGAACATCCTGAAGCAGGTGAGCCACAGCAAGGTGATCAGGCTGTCTGGGTTCTGCGTTCACGAGGGGAACACTTACCTCGTTTACGAGTACGCCGAGAATGGATCCCTCAGCGACTGGCTTCATCATAATTCCAACAACAAAGTCAACAACTGCGCCTCCTTACTAAAATCTGATCATTATAATATTAGTAGTAGTCATCACGAATATTTTCTAGGATGGAAGCAGAGGGTTCAGATCGCCTACGACATAGCAGACGCCTTGAACTACCTCCACAACTTCACCAACCCTCCCCACATCCACAAGAACCTGAGCAGCAGTAACGTCCTTCTGGACTCCAACTTTCGAGCCAAAATTGGGAATTTCGGGCTGGCAAGGAGTATGGAGGAGGATCATCATCATCAGGAAGGAATATTAATGCAACTGACTAGACATGTGGTGGGAACCCAGGGGTATATGCCCCCGGAGTACATCGACAGCGGGGTGGTTACCCCTAAGATGGACGTGTTTGCATTTGGGGTGGTGGTGTTGGAGCTTCTATCGGGGAGGGAAGCGGTGGCAGTTGCCTCCTCCGGAGACGGCGACGTCGGGAGGCAGCAGCTGCCGCTGTGGGCGTCGATAAGGGAGGTGTTTGGgggagagaaggtgagggagaaGCTGGGAGGATTTATTGATGGTGGGTTGGGAGGTGAATACCCGATGGAGATGGCCTACTCTTTGGCAGAGTTGGCGGAGAGATGCGTGGCCGACGACCTGAATTTAAGACCCGCAATGTCGGACGCCTTCGCGGTTGTGTCCAGGCTCCTCTCTTCCACCCTGGACTGGGATCCGTCCGACGAGCTTGAGCGCCGACGCTCCGCCTCCCTCACCCAACCCACCGACTCTGATGGGTAG